The following are encoded in a window of Rhizobium sp. 11515TR genomic DNA:
- a CDS encoding ComEC/Rec2 family competence protein: MEASDQQEESRDVIASPQGRAFSTTITPSAKARQWERTQDQAPLTARFLRVAKHLGTAVLGLIAEEAAHGRAVLFAPIYMGLGAITWFEAQSDPPPQAVFAGLVLFALGFFLKRDAGKLLHHTLFASMLICLGMALAQWESWRVSTVMLDSAVTTTVTGQIERRESYDNGRWRYVVRVEATEKPSIRRVPQRATIFVRKQAEPFDLGDRIQGRARLTPPAGPALTGLNDFAFSSYFNGIGANGFAYGTPELLSPSSDNSAGSLLDAADIWLAGLRNSIGDRIRQTLPGDSGAFAAALVTDERRAISKDTTEALRIAGLTHIIAISGLNMALSAGIFYIGLRYLFSLFPGVAQAWPTKKFAALGALLTVTAYYLISGFGVSAERAFIMMAIMLVAVLFDRPSISLRNVALSAIIILVLSPSQVLGPSFQMSYAATLALVSGYSLWKRRRHRENILPRVRLLSPLLFVMRFFAGVTSTSFIGGASTAIFSIEHFHRLATYGLAANLAAMPIVSFVVMPFGMAAMLLMPLGLDGPFWKVTGEGLELVIVIARTVAGWGGDITFGRQPAWLMPTFIIGFLIMSILRTRLRHLGLLLSLLSIGLAAFGSGIPKPDLMISEDGVLVALRQDDILATNRERPQAFIFEQWQKALVAAEHQPPTMLPADNRLPQIGKADRHKRLNSEEQKAVRTAMEEALDRTMQGSFACQKGAWCAAILENGAILVTIENAAYLPSACDMANIVVTPIRLRLNYCRSGAMLITGATLRKTGSIEMILTADKPIISAAFENPQRPWTRHRIYNWRTGTFDAPIAPASPVVDNSPVSDSDE; this comes from the coding sequence TTGGAGGCATCCGACCAGCAGGAAGAAAGCAGGGACGTTATCGCGTCCCCGCAAGGTCGCGCCTTTTCCACCACGATTACCCCTAGCGCCAAAGCGCGACAATGGGAACGAACACAGGATCAGGCGCCGCTGACGGCGCGTTTCCTGCGTGTTGCGAAGCATCTTGGCACCGCTGTCCTCGGCTTGATTGCGGAGGAGGCGGCTCATGGCCGCGCTGTTCTTTTCGCACCCATCTACATGGGGTTGGGTGCGATTACCTGGTTCGAGGCGCAATCCGATCCGCCCCCGCAGGCGGTTTTCGCAGGTCTCGTTCTGTTCGCCTTGGGCTTTTTTCTAAAGCGCGATGCGGGCAAGCTGCTTCACCATACTCTTTTCGCCAGTATGCTCATCTGCCTGGGCATGGCGCTGGCGCAATGGGAAAGCTGGCGGGTTTCCACCGTGATGCTCGACTCGGCCGTGACGACGACCGTGACTGGGCAGATCGAACGGCGGGAATCCTACGACAACGGACGCTGGCGCTATGTCGTCCGCGTCGAGGCAACGGAAAAGCCTTCTATTCGCCGCGTGCCGCAACGGGCTACGATTTTCGTGCGCAAGCAGGCGGAGCCGTTCGATTTGGGTGATCGGATCCAGGGCAGGGCGCGCCTGACGCCTCCGGCGGGACCGGCATTGACCGGCCTTAACGATTTTGCCTTCAGCTCATATTTCAACGGCATCGGCGCGAACGGCTTTGCCTACGGAACGCCGGAATTATTATCTCCATCCAGTGATAATTCTGCTGGCTCGTTATTGGACGCCGCTGATATCTGGCTCGCGGGCCTGCGCAACAGCATAGGTGACAGGATCAGGCAAACTCTGCCTGGAGATAGCGGCGCCTTTGCAGCAGCACTTGTCACCGATGAGAGACGTGCGATCTCGAAGGATACGACCGAGGCCCTAAGAATTGCTGGCCTGACCCACATCATTGCAATTTCCGGCCTGAACATGGCGTTGTCGGCCGGCATTTTCTACATCGGCCTACGCTACTTGTTCAGCCTGTTTCCCGGTGTCGCGCAGGCTTGGCCGACCAAGAAGTTCGCAGCTCTCGGCGCGCTTCTCACTGTAACGGCCTATTATCTCATCTCCGGCTTCGGCGTATCCGCCGAGCGTGCCTTCATCATGATGGCGATCATGCTCGTGGCCGTGCTTTTCGATCGGCCATCGATCAGCCTGCGCAACGTCGCACTTTCGGCCATTATCATTCTTGTACTGTCGCCGTCGCAAGTGCTCGGCCCGAGTTTCCAGATGTCCTATGCGGCGACGCTGGCGCTGGTGTCGGGATATTCGCTGTGGAAGCGGCGGCGGCATCGCGAAAACATTTTGCCGCGCGTCCGTCTATTAAGTCCGCTATTGTTCGTCATGCGCTTCTTCGCAGGCGTGACGTCGACCTCGTTCATCGGCGGCGCGTCGACAGCCATCTTCTCGATCGAGCATTTTCACCGGTTGGCGACATACGGACTCGCCGCCAATCTCGCGGCTATGCCCATCGTCTCCTTTGTCGTCATGCCATTCGGCATGGCGGCGATGCTGCTCATGCCGCTCGGTCTCGACGGACCTTTCTGGAAAGTCACCGGAGAGGGACTGGAGCTCGTCATCGTGATCGCGAGAACCGTAGCTGGTTGGGGAGGCGACATTACCTTCGGCCGCCAGCCGGCCTGGCTGATGCCGACATTCATTATCGGCTTCCTGATCATGAGCATATTGCGGACCCGGCTTCGCCATCTGGGCCTGCTATTATCACTCTTGTCCATAGGCTTGGCGGCATTCGGATCCGGCATACCGAAACCCGACCTGATGATCTCCGAAGATGGCGTCCTGGTCGCCTTGCGCCAGGACGATATACTCGCGACCAATCGCGAGAGACCGCAGGCCTTCATTTTCGAACAATGGCAAAAGGCATTGGTTGCGGCGGAACATCAGCCTCCGACCATGCTCCCTGCCGACAACCGACTTCCACAAATCGGCAAGGCAGATCGCCATAAGCGATTGAACAGTGAAGAACAGAAGGCTGTCCGCACGGCAATGGAGGAGGCCCTGGACCGCACCATGCAGGGCAGTTTCGCCTGCCAGAAAGGAGCATGGTGCGCAGCCATCCTCGAAAACGGCGCGATATTGGTCACCATCGAGAACGCAGCCTATCTACCCTCTGCCTGCGATATGGCGAATATCGTCGTAACGCCAATCCGATTGCGGTTGAACTACTGCCGTTCCGGAGCAATGCTCATAACGGGTGCGACATTGCGTAAAACCGGCTCCATCGAAATGATACTTACCGCAGACAAGCCCATTATCTCAGCCGCATTCGAGAACCCGCAACGTCCATGGACCAGGCATCGAATTTATAATTGGCGCACAGGCACATTCGACGCGCCAATTGCGCCAGCGTCACCCGTCGTCGACAATTCACCGGTCAGTGATAGCGACGAATAA
- a CDS encoding VOC family protein — protein sequence MISSPHPLDHLVLPTVNIALARERLGKLGFTVAPDACHPFGTQNACVFLADKTYLEPLGVASPEQCEKSIVDGNVFVARDQAYRFRVGEDGFSAVVFGTDDAVVDDKRFKAAAISAGRMLDFSRPMKMPDGTETTAGFRLAFAADLRAPDFLAFCCQRVNPLPADRGVLERHENGVTGIARVALCTPKPGAYRGFFEELVGGPRIMEHSFGLTIKAANADLEILTPEGMEAFYDLPVCTNDQGLRARAILFKTRDLSVTSSHFTANGVTYTRKNNRLLARLAPGQGALFAFEEII from the coding sequence ATGATTTCGTCTCCGCATCCGCTGGATCATCTCGTGCTGCCGACCGTCAACATCGCTCTGGCACGCGAACGCCTCGGCAAGCTCGGTTTCACGGTGGCTCCGGATGCGTGCCACCCCTTTGGCACGCAGAATGCCTGCGTCTTCCTTGCCGATAAAACCTATCTCGAACCTCTGGGCGTCGCATCTCCGGAGCAATGCGAGAAGAGCATCGTGGATGGCAATGTTTTCGTCGCGCGCGACCAGGCTTATCGTTTCCGGGTGGGGGAGGATGGCTTCTCGGCCGTGGTATTCGGTACGGATGACGCGGTGGTGGATGATAAGCGTTTCAAAGCAGCTGCTATTTCGGCGGGTCGAATGCTGGATTTTTCGCGTCCGATGAAGATGCCGGATGGAACGGAAACCACGGCCGGCTTTCGTCTTGCTTTCGCCGCAGATCTGCGTGCGCCGGATTTTCTCGCTTTCTGCTGTCAGCGCGTCAATCCGCTGCCGGCTGACCGCGGCGTGCTCGAGCGTCACGAGAACGGCGTGACTGGTATCGCGCGGGTAGCGCTTTGCACGCCGAAGCCGGGGGCCTATCGCGGCTTCTTCGAGGAGCTTGTCGGTGGCCCGCGCATTATGGAGCATTCCTTTGGCCTGACGATCAAGGCCGCCAACGCCGATCTGGAGATTTTGACGCCGGAAGGAATGGAGGCATTCTATGATCTACCTGTTTGCACGAATGATCAGGGGCTCAGGGCGAGGGCAATCCTTTTCAAAACGCGCGATCTTTCCGTGACATCGTCGCATTTCACTGCTAACGGCG
- the lexA gene encoding transcriptional repressor LexA codes for MLTRKQQELLLFIHERMKESGVPPSFDEMKDALDLASKSGIHRLITALEERGFIRRLPNRARALEVIKLPDAYNPSLQQRRGFSPSVIEGSLGKPQSVAPPAPSKVANDDHNSSASVPVMGRIAAGVPISAIQNNTHDITVPADMLGSGEHYALEVRGDSMIDAGIFDGDTVIIRNSTTANPGDIVVALVDDEEATLKRFRRKGASIALEAANPAYETRIFGPDRVKVQGKLVGLIRRYH; via the coding sequence ATGTTGACGCGCAAGCAGCAGGAACTGCTTCTGTTCATTCACGAACGCATGAAGGAATCCGGTGTTCCGCCATCTTTCGACGAGATGAAGGATGCATTGGATCTGGCATCGAAATCCGGTATTCATCGCCTGATCACGGCGCTGGAGGAGCGAGGCTTCATCCGCCGGCTGCCGAACCGGGCCAGAGCGCTCGAAGTCATCAAGCTTCCCGACGCCTATAATCCGAGCCTGCAGCAGCGCCGAGGCTTTTCACCGAGCGTCATCGAGGGCAGCCTCGGCAAGCCGCAGTCCGTTGCCCCGCCCGCTCCGTCGAAGGTGGCAAATGACGATCACAATAGCTCGGCGTCGGTGCCGGTGATGGGCCGCATCGCTGCTGGCGTTCCGATCTCGGCCATCCAGAACAATACGCACGACATCACCGTTCCCGCCGACATGCTCGGCTCGGGCGAACATTATGCGCTTGAAGTTCGAGGGGATTCGATGATCGACGCCGGAATTTTCGACGGCGATACGGTCATTATCCGCAATTCGACGACGGCCAATCCCGGCGATATCGTCGTTGCACTCGTCGACGATGAAGAAGCGACACTGAAGCGCTTCCGCCGCAAGGGTGCCTCCATCGCGCTCGAAGCCGCAAACCCGGCCTATGAAACCCGCATCTTTGGGCCGGACCGGGTCAAAGTTCAGGGCAAGCTCGTGGGCCTTATTCGTCGCTATCACTGA